TATTAAATTGTTATCTTGCCAAATTGAAATATCTGATGTGCCGCCTCCAATATCAATACAAGTTGTGTTAATGAGATTCTTTTTGAGAATATCGGCAAAAAATTGTGCAAAAGCAACGCTTTCAGTTCTTAGTCCTCTGTCATCTACGATGTGATTTTGTCCACTGACTAAATTCAACTGGTCTAGTACACGCTTCCAAGTAATCTGGTAACGATTGAGATCCATCGTGGAAAAAGCAGATGGATAAGAAATGGACCATTTTACTTCTCGAACTTCTTGCCATGCCGCTTGGGCAGCAATCATGCGTGCCAGTTGTGATAAAAATGGACGCTGATGCTGTACTTTTTCCCATTTAATGTTTGTTTTAATAAACTCTTTATTGAGTTCATATTTATCGAGCCGAGGAAAATATATTCGACCATCTACCACAAGCTCTGGAATATCTCCATCTATTTCTTGCCATCCCCTGGTGGTTAGCATTGCTAGCATGGGAGGATTATTACCTTCCGGTAAAAGCAGATCAGGAATGAAAAATTCTCGATAAATTACTGTTTGAATATCTTCCAAACTGTGGGTGATTTTCAGCAAATTAGTTTGGAGTTGCAACCTTTCTGGAGTACCGCTAGAGCCTTTCCGCACGTAAACATTGGTAAATGACGTGCCGAAATCTAATCCCACCGTCCAAGTGGTGGCATTTCCGCCCTGGGCTTTGGGTATCCGCAGAGGAATAAGACCAAGCGGCTGGGCATTTTTATCAATCGCCAGGAGGACATCGGGGTAGGCATCACATTTCCAGTACTGATAACTTTCCTGACCCGATCGTCGATTTTCCGCTTGGGCATTGGGAGTGGGCTGATCCACCCGAAAAGCTAACTCACCATACTCTTCCGTGGTTTCCACTAGCAAGAAATATTCTTTCCATAAACTGGGAGGCACATTGGGCCAAAGCGCCAAGGTGGGAAAATCCTGCTTAATTTCATTTTCCGCCTTGAGGGGATATTCCTGGGACATTGTATAGGCCACAGGCCGCTCAAATCCTGATATTTGCACCGTCAGCGAAATCCGTACCCCCGGGCCTTCAGGAGTGGAAACCGGGGCTAACTCCACCTGTTTTTCCAAATCTTCACTGCTGAAATATTCCCGCAGAAAGGGCTTAAAGGGTAACAGAATGGTCAGATTATCCAGATTTAGCTTTTGGTCTAACCAAGTGCCCGGTAACAAACCCTTTGTTTTGTGGAAATAAAGATTATCTTGGAAAATATCCGCCGGGGTAGCAAAAATGGCATCGGAACGCCGGTGAAGATTAGGATCAAAATTGAGCAGAGGGGACGCGTCAATAACATTAATTTCCTGGGGTTGTTTACCTAACAGTCCTGGTAGTTGTACTGGATCAAGAATATAAAGTTGCTTACTGGGATTGCGACTGGCTGAAGCAATTACCCTCACATTGGAAGGATTTTGTACCGCCTCCGCTGGATATAAAGCATTCAACGGAGGTGGAGCTAAAGGAATACCAAACGGTAAATTTTTTGTAGTAGGTTGAAAGACATTACTGGTGGTGACCCCCAAATCTTGGATATAGTCGTCAATCATCCCCGAAACCCGTCCCGCCAAATCCTCATTTTGGGGATTACGCATCAAATTACCCTTCAAATTTTCCAACCAAGGCAACAACACCTCCTTTTGATTGGGAGCCAAACCATTGCCAATGGGATTAGTGAAAAAGCCATTTTTTATCCACGCAATACGGCGACTTAAATGCTCAGGAAAATAACCCGTGGGGCAAACAATGGTGGCCGGACTAGTCATACCGATCGCCACGCCGTCCAGTTCAAACAAATACAACTCCGCCCAGGGACCATCGGGGGGAACCATGGCCAACACATTATCTTTATCGTTGGGGCGCAATTTCCAAAGACAGCGGGCAAATTCCTTATCTTGATAATCCTTGAGCCGCACCTGGGTGGCAGTGATCTTAAGATTTAAATTTTCCGCCAGGGCTAAAGCCGTTAATAAACCTCGATATTGCTCAATTAACCAATCCCGACTGGGGTATTGTCGGTTGCGAAAAGCCGAAATTAATTGCAACGGCCGAGACCAAGGACTAGGGATAGAATTTACTTCCCGGTAGGCTCCTGCTTCAAACTCCAAACTATTACCCAAGCGGTTAAACAATCCCACTCCCTCGGCGATCCATTCCCCTGGAGCAGCGCCACCAGCAAAATCTTGATTAGTTTTGGGAAGTAGGGGTTGGTTAGTCATGGTTAGTCAGGCAATTAAAAATAAAGCTGGGGGAAGGGAAAAATAGGGTGCAATTAGCCTAGGTCAAAAAGCTGATTCACAGTTAAATGAACGTAAAGCGGACTAAAGTAAATCAAACAGGGCATGGGCTAAGCCAAAAACGCCTTTATCATAACTTTTGCCCTCATCTGCTAAACGGTTCTTGATTGTGTCCAGGCGATCGCCACTTTGCGCCGCTTGACTTTTCTCCTTATCAATAATTAATTGGTGGAGATGTTCACGATAACCGGGGTTTTGTTTCAGATCGTCCAAATGTTTGAGCTGAAAAAGTTGCTCGCCATTGACATGGGCAGAGGAAACCTGTTGGGCCCATTGCAAAAACTTCTTGGCCCAGGCTGTGAGTAGATCATTTTTGGCCACTTCCTGGGCATTGTCCACCAGGGGTTTATCCTCTTCCCCTGCCCTAAGAGCAAAAAAGTGTTGGAACCAAGGAGCACCCTTCGCAAACTTTTTACCTCCCAACTTCCGGGCCGCTTCCAACTCCAAGGAAAAGTTATAGAACCAAGCGTAGGCAAAGCGCACTCCCTTACTGAGGGCTAATTTAGCGATTTCGTCATCCGGCAAGTCCGTCCAAATCAGACTATTGATATCCCCCCGACTGATGTAGTGGGCCACCGTTTCCCCCATGGGTTGATCGAAACCATGGTTAGCGGCCAGGGCGGCGTACAGTTCGACAAAATGGGCCCCATTTTCCTGATTTTTGCCCCCAGTGTGGGAATCATACCTAGTTTGGGCATTGTCCCCAATCAAGTACACACTATCAAAACAGCCTTGGGACTGCTCCGTTAAGTATTGCAATGCCGCTTGGGTATTGAGGGCAAAAAAGCGAGTTTCGGCAAACACCGTTTGATCGCCGTCGTCAGGACGTTCAAAGGCAAAGTACGGTAACAACAAAGATGCGTGAATACGAACTCGAAGATTGTCCTGTTTTAACTGATTACTAATTAGTTTAGCCAGGGTAGGAACCCCGGAAGCTCCTGTTCCCCCAAAGATACTGCCAAAGAAATGCACCACCACATCATTGCCCCGACCTACCCCTAAATCCGTGGTTAGATTATTAAATAGCTGTTGCCATCCCCCAGCCTGGGTTTGCTGGAGACTATCCAGTTCTAAACGACTCATCACCGCTGAACCGATGGGAGGCCGGCCCCGAAACCCCACTCCTAGATCGGCAGTTTGTTCCGCTGGACTGTAAAGGGCATCAAATAATTTTGCTAAGGGAGGAGCACTGGCCCGCAAAGCTTGTTTGTTAAAAACCCCTGCTAAGTTGTTGTTATGAACTTGGTCCCCCAGGGGATTCCAGGTGCCGTAGTGGAAAAATTGTCCACTCATTAAGGGGCTTTTCCCTTGGCCAAAAGCTTTTTGGGCATCGTCGGTGGTACGGAAGTTGACCCCAGTTCTTTGAGAGTTGCCGTTAGAGGTATCTGCATCGACCAATAAAATTCTTAGTTCGGAGTTGTCGCCGTACAGCCCCAGGGAATGGAGAAAAATGGCCGCTTCCACGCATTTAGCTCCACTGCCCCCCACACCGATGGCATAAATTTTTTGCATGGCTTAACCTCTAACCTCCATAAATTTTGCGTAATAACATTGACCCCGGTGGCACGTAGCGCATGGATTTGGGAGTGGCTAGGGCCGTGGGCAGCCAGAAAATTAACAAGACATCGACAATGATGAAGCCCAGTAGCCAGAAAAATGGTTCTAGGTTACGGCTGTCATCAAACCAGCCGTTAAGGAAACTCAGACCCACTAGAGCCAACATGGTCACTACACCGAGGACAATGGCAAAAATCCACCAAAGACCGCCGGTGCTGAGCACGTCCTGGGCCTTGGTGAAGCCACTGCTGAGGGCTTTAGCAATCCAGAATAGGAGTAACAGCGCTCCCAATACATAAACCACGTAAAGGGTGGGGAATAAAATCTCTGCGGCCCATTTATCCAAGTTACCCCGGGATAAACTCAAAGGCAGTCCACTTCCCCCTAGCAACCATGGCTGTAACCCAAAAATGACAATGGTGGCGATCGCTACTGTAACCACCAGGGCCACTATCTCCGTAATTTTCATAACCCCTATCCTGCCGAACTAATACGTGAAGATTAGCAAAAATTTTGATTAAGCAATTTAATAGTGGCTATAGCCGAGACAAAACTTAACAGCATCTTGATTATTGGCCACCGCCCCCCGTAGTCCCGATACAAAAAGCAGTAAATTTTGGGTTCTGGCCCCGTCCGGGTTACTAATGTCCATATCCCAATCCCGCCACACTGCCTGATCCAATTGGCGATCGCCAAGGGTGACGTAAACTAATTTTCCTTGCCCCTGGGGTACCTGATTGCCATCAAAAACAGCGGTTAATAAAAGGCGGGCATTCTCTCCCCCGGGATTTTGAGCAATTTCTGCTTTTTTCACCGTCAAAAAGGGTTCAGACACATTGAAAAGATCTGGGGTTAGCTCTCCACCAGTGAGGGAAACGGTACTTTTAGAAGGAATATTTAACTCCAACGGTGGCAGAGGGCTAGCAGAATTTTCACCACAATTGGTTTGTTCGACCATAAGCCAATCCTTTTCCTGGTCTTGGTTTGGCCTCTGACGGTCTATGGAACCAATGTCAATTACGCATTCTTGAATAGTGCCTTTTAAAGAACTGTTGTCTAGAGTCACCGTATCTGCTTGGCCAAGCTCAAAGGCGGAGGCCCGAAAGGCTTTATTGACATCTAAGGGAAGCTGACGGAATTCCCTTACCAATTCATCCACCGTTTCCTGGGGCCCCGTCATCAGGATAAAAAATGGTCTGCCCTTTTGATCCACGTCCTGGCCAGTGGTGTTGTAAACAAAAGTGGGATAACCAGCGTTGGCAGAATAAACATTGCCCCGGAACTGACTCCGAACTCCCAAGAGCACGGCTTTATAGTTGGGATTATTGTTTAACTCTTTGCTGATCAGGCCAGAAATTTGTCCCACAGCGGCATCGTCCGGTTCTAGGTCGGTGAGTAAAATTTTCAGACTGCGGGTAGCACTGGTATTGGTGGAAGTGTTGCTATCCTCTTCACTCCCTTCATTTCTTTCCCCTTGATTATTAGATGTGCCGGCGGCCGGGCTTTCCAATTCATAAAGTTGCCCCAAAGTACTGGAAACACAAGGATAATCCGCTATTGGCTGATCCCGACGACAATAAAAGGGCGCTTTACTGGCGGCCAGAAATTGGTTAGCAGAAATCGGTTGGGCCTGACTAATATTTTCATTGCTCCCCACCCGCCAATAGGAAGTGGGCAAATTTTTGTTTTGCAAAAGGGTGTGCAAAGAGGCGATCGCCTGGCCATAGCGACCACCAGGTTGACTGACAAAACCCACCATGGACTCACTGGCATCTACCCCCACCATTACATCCAGGTTTTCAAAAGGCCCAGGGGAAGATTGTTCGTCTCTGCGCTCTACCATCCCTTGGTCTGTTTCCACACAGGGTAAACCTCCCCTCTGGCCACAACCGGCTAATACTAGAGCCAACAAAGAGAACAAAATCCAGCTTTTCACGCAAAAACCCAGAAAGACAATAATGGAAATGATTCATCAGAGCGGGAGTTCGCCCATTAGCCTAATGCACTGCTCTGAAAAAATCAAGCGCCTGCGGGTGAGCCCAAGTCATTTCGATTCTAAGCGAGAGTTCCTTGAGTTATTCCCTAAAGCTTTAATAGTCACGGCGCCAATATTAAAGTGACCCCATCCCTTATCCATTGCCATTACACAGGTTCAAACAACTTAAACTGTTTTGTATTGTTACTAACAGATTAAATTTTTACTGACCGGGGACGCTTAGAATCTCCCCAAGCTGATAGCCCTGCTAACTAATTAAGCACAGACAGAAAGCACCCGGTTTGAATTGCCTCCAGGATAACCAGATAAAATGGGAACTTAATCACCCTTTTGCCTAAATCTGTGAAAACCCTAGCCTACGCTAACCCTGCTGATCTATTCGCCTTTCCCTTGGATGACTTCCAACAAGAGGCGATCGCCGCCCTGGACCAAGACCAGTCAGTGGTAGTGTGTGCCCCCACAGGTTCCGGTAAAACGGTAGTCGGAGAATATGCCATCTATCGAGCCATTGCCAGGGGAAAAAGGGTTTTTTATACTACGCCTTTGAAGGCCTTGTCCAATCAAAAAATTCGGGATTTCCAGGAAAAATTAGAGAAGTTAGGCCTAGAAAATGCGGCCCAACTAGTGGGCTTAATTACCGGTGATACGGTGATCAATGCCGATGCCCCGGTGGTGGTAATGACCACGGAAATTTTTAGGAATATGCTCTACGAAACCCCCATTGGGGAAGTAGGCACTTCTTTGGAGGACGTGGAAACAGTGGTGTTTGACGAAGTCCATTACATCAGCGACCGGGGTCGGGGCACTGTGTGGGAAGAGTCAATCATTTATTGTCCCAGCACCATTCAACTGGTGGGTTTGTCCGCCACCATTGGCAACCCGGAACAGTTGACCGAATGGATTAATCAAGTCCGCACTGGGGTTTCCCTGAAAGTATTACGCCAGGGAGAGCAACGTAATGATTCCCCCCCCTGTGTGCTGGTCAATTCCGATTTCCGTCCTGTGCCCCTCACCTTTCACTACAGCACCCGCAAAGGTTTATTTCCCCTGTTGAATGAGAAAAAAACGGGAGTTAATACTCGCCTATTGCCCAAGGCTGGGAATAAAAATACCCGTTCTGGTAAAAATCGCCGCATGCGCCGGGAGGATTGTCCCTATCCCCTGTTGGTGATGCAACAGCTACAGGAACGGAATTTGTTGCCGGTAATCTATGTAATTTTTAGTCGGCGGGGCTGTGAACAGGCGGCCCAATCCCTGGAAGATTTATCTTTGGTGGAACCGGCGGAGCAGGAAAGTATCCAACTGCAACTACTGGATTTTTTCTTTGGCAAAAATCCCCTACTGCGGCAGAAGTTGGAACGGGATTTGGCCAATGGTTTGCCGGATTTAGTCCAAGCGGTCGTTGCCTATTTGGATCATCCCCAGGACAGTGAAGCGGCCCAAAGACTTTTGACTGCGTTGGCGATCGATCCAGAAGGTATGTTCAAACTCTGGGGTTGGATTGCCCAATCTTCTCCCATGACTAGGTTCGAGCAGATTGAACCCCTTTTACGGGGCATTGCGGTGCACCACGCCGGCATTTTGCCAGATATGAAAACCCTGGTGGAAAAGTTATTTGAGCAGGGCTTGATCAAAGTGGTATTTGCCACAGCCACCCTCTCGGCGGGGATTAATATGCCTGCTCGCACCACGGTGATTTCTGCCCTATCCAAACGTACCAATGAAGGTCATGCCATGCTCAGTCCTTCGGAATTTTTACAAATTGCGGGGCGGGCTGGGCGGCGGGGTATGGATACGGAGGGCCATGTAATTACGGTGCAAACTCCCTTTGAAGGGGCCAATGAGGCCTCTTACTTAGCTCTAGCGGAGGCGGAACCGTTAAAAAGTTGGTTTACCCCTTCCTATGGCATGGTGCTGAATCTGTTGCAAAAACATGATTTGGAAGAAGTAAAAAGTTTGCTGGAACGGAGCTTTGCCGAATACTTGGCCCAGTTTGCCCTGGAACCCACTAAGGTGGCGATCGCCGAAACGGTGAAAAAATTATCCCAATTGGATATTAAGTTGGCAGGCATTGGGGAAAAGGATTTACGCAGTTACGAAAAATTCCGGGGGCGACTGCGGGAAGAACAAAGGTTGCTGAAAATTCTGGAAGAACAGGCGGAAAAAGAACGAAAGCAACAGTTAAAGGATCAACTCAAAACCCTGGCACCGGGTCAGCTTTTATATCTCAAAGGTCGCCACGTCAAAATCCATCAACCTCGTTTAGCGGTCATTGTTGCCCCCCTGGCCCCCGCCCATAATTTGCCCCAATGGTGCTGCCTGGGCAGTGATAACCGTTGGTATCATGTCACTGTGGGGGATATTTATGCGGTGCCCATTGGTAATCTGTCCCCAGCCCAATGGCAGCATTTAACCCCGCCCCCAGCGGAACTTTTGGCTCCCGGTAAATCGGTGAAGGGAGATGAGGAAACATTGGCGATCGCCGCAGGCCTAGACCCCCAAACCTATCCCTTAGAACCCAGCCCAGAACTGGTAGAACAACAGGCCAGGGTAGACCATGTGGAAAAACTGTTGGCAGTACATCCCCTGGCTAGCCAAAAACATCCCGGCAAACTTTTGGAGCAGTTCCACCAACGGCAAGAACTACGTAAAACCCTAAGCAAACGACAACAGGAGTATGATCGCCTACAATCCCGTCAATCCTACTATTGGCAGGAGTTCCTAGACTTAATTGACATTTTGCAGGAAATGGAAG
The genomic region above belongs to Synechocystis sp. PCC 6803 substr. PCC-P and contains:
- a CDS encoding RNA helicase — protein: MKTLAYANPADLFAFPLDDFQQEAIAALDQDQSVVVCAPTGSGKTVVGEYAIYRAIARGKRVFYTTPLKALSNQKIRDFQEKLEKLGLENAAQLVGLITGDTVINADAPVVVMTTEIFRNMLYETPIGEVGTSLEDVETVVFDEVHYISDRGRGTVWEESIIYCPSTIQLVGLSATIGNPEQLTEWINQVRTGVSLKVLRQGEQRNDSPPCVLVNSDFRPVPLTFHYSTRKGLFPLLNEKKTGVNTRLLPKAGNKNTRSGKNRRMRREDCPYPLLVMQQLQERNLLPVIYVIFSRRGCEQAAQSLEDLSLVEPAEQESIQLQLLDFFFGKNPLLRQKLERDLANGLPDLVQAVVAYLDHPQDSEAAQRLLTALAIDPEGMFKLWGWIAQSSPMTRFEQIEPLLRGIAVHHAGILPDMKTLVEKLFEQGLIKVVFATATLSAGINMPARTTVISALSKRTNEGHAMLSPSEFLQIAGRAGRRGMDTEGHVITVQTPFEGANEASYLALAEAEPLKSWFTPSYGMVLNLLQKHDLEEVKSLLERSFAEYLAQFALEPTKVAIAETVKKLSQLDIKLAGIGEKDLRSYEKFRGRLREEQRLLKILEEQAEKERKQQLKDQLKTLAPGQLLYLKGRHVKIHQPRLAVIVAPLAPAHNLPQWCCLGSDNRWYHVTVGDIYAVPIGNLSPAQWQHLTPPPAELLAPGKSVKGDEETLAIAAGLDPQTYPLEPSPELVEQQARVDHVEKLLAVHPLASQKHPGKLLEQFHQRQELRKTLSKRQQEYDRLQSRQSYYWQEFLDLIDILQEMEALEEYTPTLLGEVAATLRGENELWLGLALISGKFNDLEPEQLAAAASALITETPRSDAWTDFKPSPVVLAALRPSNDLFGLLFCLKHPQPPLALWQAMTVADHLQRLNLWDLRRKLIKAQNQRAIAIPLWLEVDFMGLVEQWALGMEWENLCRQTSLDEGDLVRLFRRTVDLLWQIPQVPHLSPRLKRNARIAVQQMKRFPL
- a CDS encoding lipoprotein — translated: MKSWILFSLLALVLAGCGQRGGLPCVETDQGMVERRDEQSSPGPFENLDVMVGVDASESMVGFVSQPGGRYGQAIASLHTLLQNKNLPTSYWRVGSNENISQAQPISANQFLAASKAPFYCRRDQPIADYPCVSSTLGQLYELESPAAGTSNNQGERNEGSEEDSNTSTNTSATRSLKILLTDLEPDDAAVGQISGLISKELNNNPNYKAVLLGVRSQFRGNVYSANAGYPTFVYNTTGQDVDQKGRPFFILMTGPQETVDELVREFRQLPLDVNKAFRASAFELGQADTVTLDNSSLKGTIQECVIDIGSIDRQRPNQDQEKDWLMVEQTNCGENSASPLPPLELNIPSKSTVSLTGGELTPDLFNVSEPFLTVKKAEIAQNPGGENARLLLTAVFDGNQVPQGQGKLVYVTLGDRQLDQAVWRDWDMDISNPDGARTQNLLLFVSGLRGAVANNQDAVKFCLGYSHY